Proteins from one Impatiens glandulifera chromosome 2, dImpGla2.1, whole genome shotgun sequence genomic window:
- the LOC124927146 gene encoding thioredoxin H1-like, translating to MTSLEMASSEEGQVIGCHTVEEFDLQMHKGNESKKLVVIDFTASWCGPCRFISPVLAELAKKMPEITFLKVDVDELSSVSEDFAVEAMPTFVFVKEGSLVDRVVGARKEELQSKITLHSAVAASA from the exons ATGACTTCACTCGAAATGGCTTCTTCAGAAGAAGGACAAGTGATCGGTTGTCACACGGTTGAAGAGTTCGACCTGCAAATGCATAAGGGCAATGAATCCAAGAAATTG GTGGTGATTGACTTTACAGCCTCATGGTGCGGTCCATGCCGGTTCATCTCCCCAGTTCTAGCAGAATTAGCAAAGAAAATGCCTGAAATTACCTTCCTCAAAGTTGACGTTGATGAACTCAGC TCTGTTTCTGAGGATTTCGCTGTAGAGGCAATGCCGACATTCGTGTTTGTTAAGGAAGGTAGTCTTGTCGATAGGGTTGTCGGTGCTCGGAAAGAGGAGCTGCAATCAAAGATAACTCTTCACTCGGCTGTCGCTGCTAGTGCCTGA